A region of the Methylobacterium nodulans ORS 2060 genome:
TTCGGTGTCGATCCCGGCCGCCGCCAGCATGAAGCGCTGCGAGTTGAGGGCGACGCCGTTGAGGGCGACGAGGGAGAGCGGGTCGGTGCGCAGCGCGAAGACGATGCGGCGCAGAGCCGTCCTGTAGGGCGCCATCGCGTCGAGGCGGCGCATCAGCACGTCGAACAGCCGCTCGCGGGCGGGCTCCTCCACGAGGTCGTCGGTCGTGCCCTCCAGAACCTTCTTGTCGATCATGCGGGAGAAGCCGCCGAGCACCGCACCCTTGGACGGGAACAGGTCCCGGAACTCGGCGAGGCTCACCCCCGCCTCGCGGGCGATGTCGGTGATCTCGATGTCGGTCCAGGGCTGCTCGGCGGCGAGCCGCATCAGGGCCTCGACGATCGCCTCCCGCGGATTCACGGCGGCGGGCGCTGCGGCGGTTGTGGGCTTGCTGGCCATGCGCGGCTCCGGTGCGATTTTCCCTTCCCGATGTAGGGAGCTGGCGGCGATTCGGCAGGGTGTGGGCGCTGCGGCGGGCTGTCGTAGCGATGCGGGAGATTGCCCATCCCGGCACCCGCCCCGCTCCTCATGCTAAGATGCGGGGCGGCGTCCACGCAGGTCAGGTTCGATGGAGGACGGGATGTGCGTTCCAGCAGCGAGGACCGCTCACCCCGACAATTCGGCCGAGCGGCTCTTGGCCGCCGCCACGGCCGCGCGCAGCAGGTCGGGGAGGCCGCCCGCCGCCATCAGCACGCCGAGCGCCGCCGCGGTGGTGCCGCCCGGCGAGGTCACGTTCTGGCGCAGGATCCCCGGTTCGAGGGGGCTCTCGGCGAGGAGCGCGCCCGCGCCCGCCACGGTCTGGCGGGCGAGGCGGGCGGCGACATCCGGCGGCAGGCCGGCGGCGGCGCCGGCCTCGGCCAGCGCCTCGGCGAGCAGGAACACATAGGCCGGGCCGGAGCCGGAGACGGCCGTCACGGCGTCGATCAGGCTCTCGTCGGCGAGCCATTCCACGAGGCCTATCCCTGAGAGGAGCGCGTCGGCCATGCGGCGCTGGCGCTCGCTCGTCTCGGGGCTCGCCGCCGCCCCGGTGGCGCCCCGGCCGATGCTGGCCGGCAGGTTCGGCATCGCC
Encoded here:
- the proC gene encoding pyrroline-5-carboxylate reductase, producing MTASDLPASLVLVGAGKMGGAMLEGWLAGGLDGSRIAVVDPGASPDLTALCGRHGIALNPEGLTPPEALVLAIKPQGLEAASSAVAPLVGPDTLVVSVLAGKTVANLKARLPQARAVVRAMPNLPASIGRGATGAAASPETSERQRRMADALLSGIGLVEWLADESLIDAVTAVSGSGPAYVFLLAEALAEAGAAAGLPPDVAARLARQTVAGAGALLAESPLEPGILRQNVTSPGGTTAAALGVLMAAGGLPDLLRAAVAAAKSRSAELSG
- a CDS encoding TetR family transcriptional regulator, with amino-acid sequence MASKPTTAAAPAAVNPREAIVEALMRLAAEQPWTDIEITDIAREAGVSLAEFRDLFPSKGAVLGGFSRMIDKKVLEGTTDDLVEEPARERLFDVLMRRLDAMAPYRTALRRIVFALRTDPLSLVALNGVALNSQRFMLAAAGIDTEGPLGRLKLQGAVIAFARTLETWLEDDDPSLARTMARLDREIRNGERLMERAEDLRRLTAPLRALGRSLITRGSRRARRPARDVADDDRLDGDQLDGDRVAI